The genomic region AACATCATCAACGAAGATGGAAGCAATATAGATACGCATGGTTCTAACGATAGCAGCGCAGCTCGCTACACTTGAGGGCTAGAGAAGATTTTTACCAACGTAAAACGCAAAGAGGAGAAGGTAGAAAATGACGATTAAAGTCGGTGTGCTTGGTGCCAAAGGCCGTGTGGGACAAGCCGTGGTTGAAGGTGTGGAAGCAAGCGATGACCTCGAGCTGGTCGCGACGATCGGTCGGGACGACTCCTTGGAACTGCTGTCTCTCAATGGCGCGGAAGTAGTGGTGGATTTCACCCAGCCAGATTCCGTCATGGGAAACTTGGAATACTGCATTGCGCAAGGCATGCACTGCGTTGTTGGAACAACCGGATTTACTGATGAGCGTTTGCAGCAAGTAGAAGCGTGGACTCAGCAGGAAGGCGCCGGCAATGTATTAATTGCACCGAACTTCGCTATTTCTGCCGTGCTGACGATGGTCTTTGCGCGTCAAGCCGCACCGTATTTCGAAACGGCGGAGGTCGTGGAATTCCACCACCCAACCAAGCTCGACGCACCTTCTGGAACCGCCATCCATACCGCTCAGGGCATCGCTCAGTCCCGCGCTGAGGCAGGCATGGGAGCAATGCCTGATGCCACAGCACAAAGCTTGGATGGTGCCCGTGGCGCTTTGGTCGACGGCATTCCGGTGCACGCTGTTCGCACCCGCGGCATGGTCGCGCACGAGGAGGTTATCTTTGGTGCAGAAGGACAGTCGCTGACGATCCGCCAGGATTCTTATGACCGCAATTCCTTTACCCCAGGCGTATTGCTGGGTGTCCGCGAAATCGAGAAATACCCAGGTCTGACCTACGGGCTGGAAAAGTACT from Corynebacterium ammoniagenes DSM 20306 harbors:
- the dapB gene encoding 4-hydroxy-tetrahydrodipicolinate reductase, yielding MTIKVGVLGAKGRVGQAVVEGVEASDDLELVATIGRDDSLELLSLNGAEVVVDFTQPDSVMGNLEYCIAQGMHCVVGTTGFTDERLQQVEAWTQQEGAGNVLIAPNFAISAVLTMVFARQAAPYFETAEVVEFHHPTKLDAPSGTAIHTAQGIAQSRAEAGMGAMPDATAQSLDGARGALVDGIPVHAVRTRGMVAHEEVIFGAEGQSLTIRQDSYDRNSFTPGVLLGVREIEKYPGLTYGLEKYLGL